A window of the Amycolatopsis solani genome harbors these coding sequences:
- a CDS encoding MFS transporter, translating to MTLLARLDRLPLSRPHYKLLLIGGLGYTFDGMDSAVVAFLLPSAKAAWGLDNGQLGLIGSATPFGFLFGAIAAGLLGDRIGRKKVMMYALAFYAVFSVIASFSPNYEVFLGARVLAGAGAGAESAIIAPFLSEFVPAKRRGWFVGALAGFFSFGFVAAALIGRFVVPSFDDGWRVAQLVTALPIVMLLWWRRSLPESPRFLLAQGRVTEAENVVAKIERDVERATGAALPPVPPADAQPATETPKVNLFSALKFLWSPAMRRRTAVIWTVWFVITFSYYGFFSWIPTLLVERGITVTKSFEFSIIIYLAQVPGYFSAAWLSERLDRKHTIALYLAGSAVSAFWLSQTSAPWSITLAGAVLSFFLNGTYAGVYSYTPEVFPTWIRASGTGLSSAFGRVGSILAPTIIGLSAASLGFAGVFGLTTAVLAAGVLCVLVFGLSTAGRSLEELTEHGAPKAVAKEMTK from the coding sequence ATGACCCTGCTGGCGCGACTGGATCGGCTCCCGCTGAGCCGGCCCCACTACAAACTGCTGCTCATCGGCGGGCTCGGCTACACCTTCGACGGCATGGACTCGGCGGTCGTCGCCTTCCTGCTGCCCAGCGCCAAGGCGGCGTGGGGTCTCGACAACGGCCAGCTCGGGCTGATCGGCTCCGCGACGCCGTTCGGCTTCCTCTTCGGCGCGATCGCGGCCGGCCTGCTCGGCGACCGCATCGGCCGCAAGAAGGTCATGATGTACGCGCTGGCGTTCTACGCGGTGTTCTCCGTCATCGCGTCCTTCTCGCCCAACTACGAGGTCTTCCTGGGCGCGCGCGTGCTGGCCGGGGCCGGGGCCGGCGCGGAAAGCGCCATCATCGCGCCGTTCCTGTCCGAGTTCGTCCCGGCCAAGCGGCGCGGCTGGTTCGTCGGCGCGCTCGCCGGGTTCTTCTCCTTCGGGTTCGTCGCGGCCGCGCTGATCGGGCGGTTCGTGGTGCCGTCGTTCGACGACGGCTGGCGCGTCGCGCAGCTCGTCACCGCGCTGCCGATCGTGATGCTGCTGTGGTGGCGCCGATCCCTGCCCGAGTCGCCGCGGTTCCTGCTCGCGCAAGGACGGGTCACCGAAGCGGAGAACGTCGTCGCCAAGATCGAACGCGACGTCGAACGGGCGACCGGAGCGGCTCTGCCGCCGGTGCCGCCGGCCGATGCGCAGCCCGCGACCGAGACGCCGAAGGTCAACCTGTTCAGCGCGCTGAAGTTCCTGTGGAGCCCTGCGATGCGGCGCCGGACGGCGGTGATCTGGACGGTCTGGTTCGTGATCACGTTCTCCTACTACGGTTTCTTCTCGTGGATCCCGACGCTGCTCGTGGAGCGCGGCATCACGGTGACGAAGAGCTTCGAGTTCTCGATCATCATCTACCTCGCCCAGGTGCCCGGGTACTTCTCGGCCGCGTGGCTGTCGGAACGGCTCGACCGCAAGCACACGATCGCGCTCTACCTCGCGGGTTCGGCCGTCAGCGCGTTCTGGCTGAGCCAGACCAGCGCCCCCTGGTCGATCACGCTCGCCGGCGCGGTGCTGTCGTTCTTCCTCAACGGCACCTACGCCGGGGTGTACTCCTACACGCCCGAGGTGTTCCCGACCTGGATCCGCGCCAGCGGCACCGGCCTGTCCAGCGCGTTCGGCCGGGTCGGCAGCATCCTGGCGCCGACGATCATCGGCCTGTCCGCGGCGAGCCTCGGGTTCGCCGGCGTCTTCGGCCTGACGACGGCGGTGCTGGCGGCGGGTGTGCTCTGCGTGCTCGTCTTCGGCCTGTCCACCGCGGGCCGTTCCCTGGAAGAACTGACCGAACACGGCGCCCCCAAGGCGGTCGCGAAGGAGATGACGAAGTGA
- a CDS encoding GAF domain-containing protein, giving the protein MTLSTVEERVRAELGVRLFTVLAWIPERTALRRVHSSHPAEYPVGGEKTVEVAAGWLDRCITAREPYFGPDRAAVREIFADHELIESLGCGSIINVPVVSGDRTLGVLNILDAEGAYDEKSIAVAQSLAPLAVPALLEVTR; this is encoded by the coding sequence GTGACACTGTCCACTGTGGAAGAACGGGTGCGCGCCGAACTGGGCGTGCGGCTGTTCACGGTCCTCGCGTGGATCCCGGAGCGCACGGCGTTGCGCCGGGTGCACTCCAGCCACCCGGCGGAGTACCCGGTGGGCGGGGAGAAGACGGTGGAGGTCGCGGCCGGCTGGCTGGACCGCTGCATCACCGCGCGCGAGCCGTACTTCGGCCCGGACCGCGCGGCGGTGCGCGAGATCTTCGCCGACCACGAACTGATCGAATCCCTCGGCTGCGGCTCGATCATCAACGTGCCGGTGGTGTCCGGCGACCGGACGCTCGGCGTGCTGAACATCCTCGACGCGGAAGGCGCGTACGACGAGAAGTCGATCGCGGTGGCGCAATCACTGGCGCCGCTGGCGGTCCCGGCCCTGCTGGAGGTGACCCGGTGA
- a CDS encoding metal-dependent hydrolase family protein, protein MNLVLRNARLLDPLSGEYTEGDLRCSDGRIVETGSGLSAPDVPSLDVRGAVVLPGLVDAHVHVTASTADLGSLPSTSPSYVAAHSARTMSRMLDRGFTTVRDASGADYGLADAQSEGLFRGPRLLFCGRALSQTGGHGDSRTRGTHAKDDHPCCAGLGRVADGVDAVRAAARDELRKGAHHIKVMASGGVASPTDRIDSTQYSAEELSAIVEEASAANRYVAAHAYTARAVNRALELGVRSIEHGNLIDDRSVALFLSQDAYLVPTLVTYWALKEEGREHGLPESSWRKVDEVLGAGLAALERATRGGVKIVYGTDLLGGMHRHQNHEFRLRGEVQTPLEILRSATSTAADLLNLTGEIGTLEAGAHADLLVVTGDPLTDIGVLADPKNFTHIIQGGEVVGGTAA, encoded by the coding sequence GTGAACCTGGTGCTGCGCAACGCCCGTCTCCTCGACCCGCTGTCGGGCGAGTACACCGAAGGCGATCTGCGGTGCTCCGACGGCCGCATCGTCGAGACGGGCTCGGGTCTTTCCGCGCCCGACGTGCCTTCCCTCGACGTCCGCGGCGCGGTCGTGCTGCCGGGCCTGGTGGACGCGCACGTCCACGTCACGGCGTCGACGGCGGACCTGGGTTCGCTCCCGTCGACGTCACCGTCCTATGTGGCCGCGCACAGCGCCCGCACGATGAGCCGCATGCTGGACCGCGGCTTCACGACGGTCCGCGACGCCTCGGGCGCCGACTACGGCCTGGCGGACGCCCAGTCGGAGGGCCTGTTCCGCGGCCCGCGCCTGTTGTTCTGCGGCCGCGCGCTGAGCCAGACGGGCGGCCACGGCGACAGCCGCACCCGCGGCACGCACGCGAAGGACGACCACCCGTGCTGCGCGGGCCTCGGCCGGGTGGCGGACGGCGTGGACGCGGTCCGCGCGGCCGCCCGCGACGAGCTGCGGAAGGGTGCCCACCACATCAAGGTGATGGCCTCGGGCGGTGTGGCGTCCCCGACCGACCGCATCGATTCCACCCAGTATTCGGCCGAGGAACTGAGCGCGATCGTCGAGGAGGCGTCGGCGGCGAACCGCTACGTGGCCGCGCACGCGTACACGGCCCGTGCGGTCAACCGCGCGTTGGAGCTGGGCGTCCGCTCCATCGAACACGGCAACCTGATCGACGACCGGAGCGTTGCGCTGTTCCTGTCCCAGGACGCGTACCTGGTCCCGACGCTGGTGACGTACTGGGCGCTGAAGGAGGAGGGCCGCGAGCACGGCCTCCCGGAGTCCAGCTGGCGCAAGGTGGACGAGGTACTGGGAGCGGGCTTGGCGGCCCTGGAGCGCGCGACCCGCGGCGGGGTGAAGATCGTTTACGGCACGGACTTGCTGGGGGGCATGCACCGCCACCAGAACCACGAGTTCCGCCTGCGTGGCGAGGTCCAGACCCCGTTGGAGATCCTCCGTTCGGCCACCTCGACGGCGGCGGACCTGCTGAACCTGACGGGGGAGATCGGAACGCTGGAGGCGGGCGCGCACGCGGACCTGCTGGTGGTGACGGGCGACCCGCTGACGGACATCGGAGTGCTGGCCGACCCGAAGAACTTCACCCACATCATCCAGGGTGGCGAGGTGGTGGGGGGAACGGCCGCCTGA
- a CDS encoding AfsR/SARP family transcriptional regulator, whose product MEIAYGILGQTTVRMHGNLTEDWGSRQARHLLAVLLTDPGKRFSQDHLLNWAWNDGAPPVNPKEALYKAITRLRHSLEEIDDPPPIRALNGGYVLDIAPDLVDFHRFTDEMHRARRSSVDGDHENACEVARAALALWRDEPLAGLATEPARNWRRHTMAADWAPAHGFLATELLATGRPGDALKQLSEVPHPYAGEPTFVKLRVTALYALDQSHEARSYVEAVLKEFAATGDRDAVVDLREHHAHLRTRYPDAKAKPAPRPAAAAIRVGLPRNLRGFVGRAEALDALDRHLLCAGHAHAAIVSGLPGIGKTALAAHWAHRSAEHFPGGIVCIDLRGFGPGPARTTDEVVDLTLTALDYPVDHLVSATARATQLRSLLARRSPMLVILDNAGGSDQVDDLVDVLESCTVLLTSRNSLAALARRHDIPTTKLGHLDEEESFALLSKRMRGRAEEEPDAARALTLLGDGLPLALTLLAQRAAGRAGVSLDTMLDQLRDPETLLSIGDDGDDAGLRTTFSGSYQALDPTAQDVFRLFGYHPGTEMHVGTLVSASEHPAEATLRALENLVAWHLVDQPGEPDRYRVPDIFHRYARTLIPDDDPGPLRRLSSHYLQTALRAHLIAHPYRGRPPIPAAEPGIVPLTFDTAAAAVRWALRERDNLSALISECENRRQFDHAIALPHLLTDSWERHGCTSAITRGLQVAIRAARATRNVVAEASSLNDLGERHLALGDSEKARHYLGRALEIATEYDETVGILTVKINLGRLHHRHGEHAEAIRLYRWCIDLARRSGDPVREGTAEHYLGDLFVDLDQHAQALPHYHRALHARTVLADTMGQIATHTALAALHTHEQRPELAHMHCRQALAHLEDRDDLTASMKLGTVRARLAHTEGRARESLRLAWDAVAQARRAHTATGQARALEVLGEILCALHNPHEAIEAWTEAIAFYRGRGRDLKADRLQARLDEVSVDVEGLIPGARRGDERTVAMACPPQGGRKH is encoded by the coding sequence ATGGAGATCGCGTACGGAATTCTCGGGCAGACAACAGTGCGGATGCACGGGAACCTGACCGAGGACTGGGGGTCCCGGCAAGCGCGTCACCTGCTCGCCGTCCTGCTCACCGACCCGGGAAAGCGCTTCTCACAGGACCACTTGCTGAACTGGGCGTGGAACGACGGAGCACCACCGGTCAACCCCAAAGAAGCGTTGTACAAAGCAATCACGCGACTGCGGCACAGCCTCGAAGAGATCGACGACCCACCGCCGATCCGCGCACTGAACGGTGGTTATGTCCTTGACATCGCTCCCGATCTCGTGGATTTCCACCGCTTCACCGACGAAATGCACCGGGCGCGGCGATCGAGCGTCGACGGCGACCATGAAAACGCATGCGAGGTCGCACGTGCAGCCCTCGCGCTGTGGCGCGACGAGCCGCTCGCCGGCCTGGCCACCGAACCCGCGCGGAACTGGCGGCGGCACACGATGGCCGCGGACTGGGCGCCGGCGCACGGTTTCCTCGCCACCGAACTGCTGGCGACCGGCCGGCCCGGCGACGCGCTGAAGCAGCTGAGCGAAGTACCCCACCCTTACGCGGGCGAACCGACCTTCGTGAAGCTCCGCGTGACAGCCCTCTACGCACTGGACCAGTCGCACGAAGCACGCAGCTACGTCGAAGCGGTGCTCAAGGAATTCGCGGCGACCGGCGACCGGGACGCGGTCGTGGACCTGCGGGAGCACCACGCACACCTGCGGACCCGCTACCCGGACGCGAAGGCGAAACCCGCGCCGCGGCCGGCGGCCGCCGCGATTCGCGTCGGGTTGCCCCGGAACCTCCGCGGCTTCGTCGGCCGGGCCGAGGCGCTCGACGCGCTGGACCGGCACCTGCTCTGCGCCGGCCACGCGCACGCGGCCATCGTCAGCGGCCTGCCGGGCATCGGGAAGACGGCACTGGCCGCGCACTGGGCACACCGCTCGGCAGAGCACTTCCCCGGCGGCATCGTCTGCATCGACCTGCGGGGGTTCGGGCCCGGACCGGCACGGACGACCGACGAGGTCGTCGACCTGACGCTCACCGCGCTCGACTACCCGGTCGACCACCTGGTCAGCGCCACGGCCCGCGCGACGCAGCTGCGTTCGCTGCTCGCCCGCCGCAGCCCGATGCTCGTCATCCTCGACAACGCCGGCGGCTCGGACCAAGTCGACGACCTCGTCGACGTCCTCGAGTCGTGCACGGTGCTGCTCACCTCGCGCAACTCCCTCGCCGCGCTGGCCCGCCGCCACGACATCCCCACCACGAAGCTCGGCCACCTCGACGAAGAAGAGTCGTTCGCGTTGCTCAGCAAGCGGATGCGGGGTCGCGCCGAAGAGGAGCCCGACGCGGCGCGCGCACTGACGCTGCTCGGCGACGGCCTTCCGCTGGCCTTGACACTGTTGGCCCAGCGGGCCGCGGGCCGGGCCGGGGTCAGCCTCGACACCATGCTCGACCAGTTGCGCGACCCGGAAACCCTGCTGAGCATCGGCGACGACGGGGACGACGCCGGCCTCCGCACCACGTTTTCCGGGTCGTACCAAGCGCTCGACCCCACCGCCCAGGACGTCTTCCGGCTCTTCGGGTACCACCCGGGCACCGAAATGCACGTCGGCACCCTGGTGTCCGCGAGCGAACACCCGGCCGAAGCCACCCTCCGGGCGCTGGAAAACCTCGTCGCGTGGCACCTCGTCGACCAGCCCGGCGAACCCGATCGGTACCGCGTCCCCGACATCTTCCACCGCTACGCGCGGACCCTGATCCCGGACGACGACCCGGGCCCGCTGCGCCGGCTGTCGTCGCACTACCTGCAGACCGCGCTGCGGGCCCACTTGATCGCGCACCCGTACCGCGGCCGCCCGCCGATTCCCGCGGCCGAACCCGGCATCGTGCCCCTCACGTTCGACACGGCCGCGGCCGCGGTGCGGTGGGCCCTCCGCGAGCGGGACAACCTGTCGGCGTTGATCTCGGAATGCGAGAATCGGAGGCAATTCGACCACGCGATCGCACTCCCCCACCTGCTGACCGACAGCTGGGAACGCCACGGCTGCACGTCGGCCATCACCCGGGGGCTGCAGGTGGCCATCCGGGCGGCTCGGGCGACCCGGAACGTCGTCGCCGAGGCCTCGTCGCTCAATGACCTCGGGGAGCGCCACCTGGCGCTCGGCGACAGCGAGAAAGCCCGTCACTACCTCGGCCGGGCCCTGGAAATCGCGACCGAGTACGACGAAACCGTCGGAATCCTCACGGTCAAGATCAACCTCGGCCGCCTGCACCACCGCCACGGTGAGCACGCCGAAGCGATCCGCCTCTACCGGTGGTGCATCGACCTGGCGCGCCGGTCGGGCGACCCGGTCCGGGAAGGCACCGCCGAGCACTACCTCGGTGACCTGTTCGTGGACCTCGACCAGCACGCGCAGGCCCTCCCGCACTACCACCGCGCCCTCCACGCCCGCACGGTCCTCGCCGACACGATGGGCCAGATCGCGACACACACGGCCTTGGCCGCCCTGCACACGCACGAGCAACGGCCGGAGCTCGCCCACATGCACTGCCGCCAGGCGCTGGCCCACCTCGAAGACCGCGACGACCTGACGGCGTCGATGAAGCTCGGCACCGTCCGCGCCCGGCTCGCGCACACCGAAGGCCGCGCCCGCGAGTCGCTTCGGCTGGCCTGGGACGCCGTCGCCCAGGCCCGGCGGGCCCACACGGCAACCGGGCAGGCGCGAGCCCTCGAGGTGCTGGGCGAAATCCTGTGCGCCCTGCACAATCCGCACGAAGCGATCGAGGCGTGGACCGAGGCCATCGCGTTCTACCGGGGCCGCGGCCGGGACTTGAAGGCCGACCGGCTGCAGGCACGGCTGGACGAGGTCAGCGTGGACGTCGAGGGGCTCATCCCGGGTGCGCGGAGGGGAGACGAGCGGACAGTCGCGATGGCGTGTCCGCCGCAGGGAGGCCGGAAACACTAA
- a CDS encoding NB-ARC domain-containing protein yields the protein MTRPGQKRRTARYHHTARPRPIQLPPPPPAMVGRDRELAQLDSLRRHRREHPRIAVLTGVGGVGKTALAVHWLTTRRDDFPDGVLYASFASDDESPESPDIALHGFLTALGVPAEDIPAQTGQRAALFRAFTSGHSLALLLDNVVFAGQVRALLPATPTAFVLVTSRTQLSGLSLDGADIVPVEPLADRDAHTLLDVRAGHGRLDTDPAAAAGILRACGGLPLRIAVVGARLRTRPERSLAREVRHAPAGESTRKVFEASYDSLSPAAAELYRLCGLLPGEHLPLDALAHVLATPVDSLDGLTDELVEANLLSEHDDVVSQHDVVRDDARARCERETPEPQRTTALRSYVRWYVDRAVAADELIHPFRPRFAPLPGTAAETFADRDQAIHWWRRDQQVIRAVVREAAARGWDTEVWQLCEAYWGYFLYNRDYEPFLALTAVGIAAAQRCGQPLVEARLHSQLGYALEQLGRFGEAATHNAVAFEIGERENHAPTRATAVSRLAAAARRDGDLERALELYERSAELHTEIALPRGVALARRRRGELFLELNRDEEAAAELTAAATAMAELGDANQHACVVTALARLHERHGRPGEARTRLLDALAVIRPLDSPYYTAQILAALAELEARQDDFEHAREHRAEARRLYTELGDPRAGDLAEDG from the coding sequence ATGACGCGTCCGGGGCAGAAGCGCCGCACGGCACGTTACCACCACACCGCGCGACCGAGACCGATCCAGCTGCCACCACCGCCACCCGCGATGGTGGGGCGGGACCGCGAACTCGCCCAGCTGGATTCCTTACGCCGGCACCGCCGTGAGCACCCGCGCATCGCCGTCTTGACCGGCGTCGGCGGGGTCGGGAAAACGGCGCTCGCCGTCCACTGGCTCACCACCCGCCGCGACGATTTCCCCGACGGCGTCCTCTACGCGAGTTTCGCGTCGGACGACGAAAGTCCCGAATCACCCGACATCGCGCTCCACGGCTTCCTCACCGCGCTCGGGGTCCCCGCGGAAGACATCCCCGCCCAGACCGGTCAGCGCGCCGCGTTGTTCCGCGCCTTCACCAGCGGGCACTCACTGGCGCTCCTGCTGGACAACGTCGTTTTCGCGGGACAGGTCCGCGCCCTGCTGCCGGCCACCCCCACCGCCTTCGTCCTCGTCACCAGCCGCACCCAGCTCAGCGGGCTCAGCTTGGACGGCGCGGACATCGTCCCGGTCGAACCACTGGCCGACCGGGACGCGCACACCCTGCTCGACGTCCGCGCCGGGCACGGGCGCCTCGACACCGATCCGGCCGCCGCCGCGGGCATCCTGCGCGCGTGCGGCGGTCTCCCGCTGCGCATCGCGGTCGTCGGGGCCCGCCTGCGCACGCGCCCCGAACGAAGCCTCGCCCGGGAAGTCCGCCACGCGCCGGCGGGGGAAAGCACGCGAAAGGTGTTCGAAGCGTCGTACGACTCCCTGTCCCCGGCCGCGGCCGAGCTCTACCGCCTCTGCGGTCTGCTGCCCGGCGAGCACCTCCCCCTCGACGCGCTCGCGCACGTCCTCGCCACCCCGGTCGACAGCCTCGACGGCCTGACCGACGAACTGGTCGAGGCCAACCTGCTGAGCGAGCACGACGACGTCGTCAGCCAGCACGACGTGGTCCGCGACGACGCCCGTGCCCGGTGCGAACGCGAAACGCCGGAACCCCAGCGCACGACGGCACTGCGCTCGTACGTCCGCTGGTACGTCGATCGCGCGGTGGCCGCGGACGAGCTCATCCACCCGTTCCGGCCGCGGTTCGCCCCGCTCCCCGGGACGGCCGCCGAGACCTTCGCCGATCGCGACCAGGCGATCCACTGGTGGCGCCGCGACCAGCAGGTCATCCGGGCCGTGGTGCGCGAAGCAGCGGCGCGGGGCTGGGACACCGAGGTGTGGCAGCTGTGCGAGGCGTACTGGGGGTACTTCCTCTACAACCGCGACTACGAGCCCTTCCTCGCGCTCACCGCCGTGGGCATCGCCGCGGCCCAGCGGTGCGGTCAGCCGCTGGTCGAAGCGCGGCTGCACAGCCAGCTCGGGTACGCGCTGGAACAGCTGGGCCGGTTCGGCGAAGCGGCCACCCACAACGCCGTCGCGTTCGAGATCGGTGAACGCGAGAACCACGCGCCGACCAGGGCGACGGCCGTGTCGCGGCTCGCCGCCGCGGCCCGGCGCGACGGCGACCTGGAGCGGGCACTCGAGCTGTACGAGCGCAGCGCGGAGCTGCACACGGAGATCGCCCTGCCACGCGGGGTGGCCCTCGCTCGCCGTCGGCGCGGGGAACTGTTCCTCGAGCTGAACCGGGACGAGGAGGCCGCCGCGGAGCTCACGGCGGCCGCCACGGCGATGGCCGAGCTCGGCGACGCCAACCAGCACGCCTGCGTCGTCACGGCCCTCGCCCGGCTGCACGAGCGCCACGGCCGGCCCGGCGAAGCCCGGACGCGGTTACTCGACGCCCTGGCCGTGATCCGCCCACTCGATTCGCCGTACTACACCGCCCAGATCCTGGCGGCCCTCGCCGAGCTGGAGGCCCGGCAGGACGACTTCGAGCACGCCCGCGAGCACCGCGCCGAAGCCCGGCGGCTGTACACCGAGCTCGGCGATCCGCGGGCCGGGGACCTCGCCGAGGACGGCTGA
- a CDS encoding helix-turn-helix domain-containing protein, giving the protein MDTPEQPDREAVRRDERNRRMVRDWENGATVTQIARRYHLSLSWTGVLLRQNGADLPTTGRGIKRELDTDEVIADYLDGATVRALADAHDVSYGKIYRLLQQHRVPMRPRGGKQ; this is encoded by the coding sequence ATGGACACGCCGGAACAACCCGACCGGGAAGCCGTCCGGCGCGACGAACGCAATCGCCGGATGGTGCGCGACTGGGAAAACGGCGCGACCGTCACGCAAATCGCCCGCCGCTACCACCTCTCGCTGAGCTGGACCGGGGTCCTGCTGCGGCAGAACGGTGCCGACCTGCCCACCACCGGTCGCGGCATCAAACGCGAGCTCGACACCGACGAAGTCATCGCCGATTACCTCGACGGCGCAACCGTGCGCGCACTGGCGGACGCCCACGACGTCTCCTACGGCAAGATCTATCGCTTGCTGCAACAACACCGCGTGCCGATGCGTCCACGCGGGGGAAAGCAATAG
- a CDS encoding aldo/keto reductase: MPLDQYYLLGRSGLRVSRLALGTMNFGTAGFHAAYGKTEDEVRPIFREYLDGGGNFVDTADFYTAGESETILGKLIAETGARDRVVLTTKFTNSVDPADPNAGGNGRKHMIRALEASLRRLGTDYVDLFLLHTWDRITPAEEVVRTFDDLVRAGKIRYPGLSDVPSWYAARAQTYAEAHSLTPMINLQLPYSLVQREIETEHVPMGQELGLGITAWSPLAGGFLTGKYRDGGAGRFSDTDTPWTDRDWQLLKPLEEVAAQLGVTMAQVAINWVATQPGIASAIVGASSAAQLGKSMAALDFEIPAEQRKLLDEASAVAPASVYRMFTPEYQNWLVNPGLKVGAKPAGYAPAVRNW, encoded by the coding sequence ATGCCTCTCGACCAGTACTACCTCCTCGGCCGCTCCGGTCTGCGCGTCAGCAGGCTCGCCCTCGGCACGATGAACTTCGGCACCGCCGGGTTCCACGCCGCGTACGGGAAGACCGAGGACGAGGTCCGCCCGATCTTCCGCGAATACCTCGACGGGGGCGGCAACTTCGTCGACACGGCGGACTTCTACACGGCAGGCGAAAGCGAAACGATCCTCGGCAAGCTGATCGCCGAGACGGGCGCCCGCGACCGGGTGGTCCTGACCACCAAGTTCACCAACAGCGTCGACCCGGCCGACCCCAACGCCGGCGGCAACGGCCGCAAGCACATGATCCGCGCCCTGGAGGCGTCGCTGCGCCGGCTCGGCACCGACTACGTCGACCTGTTCCTGCTGCACACGTGGGACCGCATCACCCCGGCGGAGGAGGTCGTGCGCACGTTCGACGACCTCGTCCGCGCGGGCAAGATCCGCTACCCGGGCCTGTCCGACGTCCCGAGCTGGTACGCGGCCCGCGCCCAGACGTACGCCGAGGCGCACTCGCTGACGCCGATGATCAACCTGCAGCTGCCGTATTCCCTGGTGCAGCGCGAGATCGAGACCGAGCACGTCCCGATGGGCCAGGAGCTGGGCCTCGGCATCACGGCCTGGAGCCCCCTGGCCGGCGGCTTCCTGACGGGCAAGTACCGCGACGGCGGCGCGGGCCGCTTCAGCGACACGGACACCCCGTGGACCGACCGCGATTGGCAGCTGTTGAAGCCGTTGGAGGAGGTGGCGGCCCAGCTGGGCGTGACGATGGCCCAGGTGGCGATCAACTGGGTGGCCACCCAGCCGGGCATCGCGTCGGCGATCGTCGGCGCCAGCAGCGCCGCCCAGCTGGGCAAGAGCATGGCGGCGTTGGACTTCGAGATCCCGGCGGAGCAGCGGAAGCTCCTCGACGAGGCGAGCGCGGTGGCACCGGCGTCGGTGTACCGGATGTTCACGCCGGAGTACCAGAACTGGCTCGTGAACCCGGGTCTGAAGGTGGGTGCCAAGCCGGCGGGGTACGCGCCGGCCGTGCGGAACTGGTGA
- a CDS encoding DUF6130 family protein, whose product MTHLIRGAVLTTVVALAAACSASATPPTPAAPPAAAPAGWAPAPVVPLAAQPPPALVVDAPLPEQLAMGLVVLRYRAENLRIVPVYGPAALDVSPRVGHIHVTVDDAPWHWADASGEPLIIQALPPGPHKVWIGLADPTHKVLDSKTVSFVVPPGGGHH is encoded by the coding sequence ATGACGCACTTGATCCGCGGAGCCGTCCTGACCACCGTCGTCGCGCTCGCCGCCGCCTGTTCGGCGAGCGCGACGCCACCCACCCCCGCCGCACCGCCCGCCGCCGCTCCGGCCGGCTGGGCGCCGGCCCCGGTCGTCCCGCTCGCCGCGCAGCCGCCACCCGCGCTCGTCGTCGACGCGCCACTGCCCGAACAGCTCGCCATGGGGCTCGTCGTGCTGCGCTACCGGGCGGAGAACCTGCGGATTGTGCCGGTCTACGGCCCCGCGGCCCTGGACGTGTCACCGCGCGTCGGCCACATCCACGTGACGGTCGACGACGCGCCGTGGCACTGGGCGGACGCCAGCGGCGAACCGCTCATCATCCAGGCGCTGCCACCGGGGCCGCACAAAGTGTGGATCGGGCTCGCCGACCCCACGCACAAGGTGCTGGACAGCAAGACGGTCAGCTTCGTCGTGCCCCCGGGTGGCGGCCACCACTAG